In Zobellia roscoffensis, the following are encoded in one genomic region:
- a CDS encoding HesB/IscA family protein — protein MIQVSETAKKKVIDLMTEGGFDASKDFVRVGVKSGGCSGLSYELDFDKKMDETDKVFEDNDVRIIVDKKSFLYLVGTTLEYSGGLNGKGFVFNNPNAQRTCGCGESFSL, from the coding sequence ATGATTCAAGTATCTGAGACTGCGAAAAAGAAAGTGATTGACTTAATGACCGAGGGAGGATTTGATGCCTCTAAGGACTTTGTTCGCGTAGGTGTCAAGAGTGGTGGGTGTAGCGGCCTATCGTATGAACTCGATTTTGACAAAAAAATGGATGAAACCGATAAGGTTTTTGAAGATAACGATGTGCGCATTATTGTAGATAAAAAAAGTTTTCTCTATTTGGTAGGGACCACTTTAGAATATTCTGGCGGACTGAACGGAAAGGGTTTTGTTTTTAACAACCCAAATGCGCAACGCACCTGTGGGTGCGGAGAGAGTTTCTCGTTGTAA
- the sufD gene encoding Fe-S cluster assembly protein SufD produces the protein MDLKDKLISSFMAFENNVDVEHSVHDVRTEAIKNFELKGFPSKKEEAWKYTSLNSLQKIDFSIFPREENTLEYKDVKKYFLHEIDSYKIVFVDGIYSSYLSETTHDGVDICLMSAALTKPMYKPVIDVYFNKVASKDESLTTLNTAFSREGAYIYIPKNKMPKKPIEIIHFATGNEASLLLQPRNLVIVEENAEVQIIERHQSLTSNEILTNAVTEIFAAKSAIVDYYKIQNDAATASLIDNTYIDQKDKSLVKIHTFSFGGKLTRNNLNFFQNGEYIDSTMKGVTILGDKQHVDHHTLVHHIEPNCESHQDYKGIYGDSSTGVFNGKIIVEKLAQKTNAFQQNNNILVSDKATINTKPQLEIFADDVKCSHGCTIGQLDEDALFYLQSRGIPKKEARALLMYAFANNVLESVRIPELKVRINKLIAKKLGVNLGFDL, from the coding sequence ATGGATTTAAAAGATAAATTAATTTCTTCATTTATGGCGTTTGAGAACAACGTTGATGTTGAGCACTCCGTGCACGATGTTAGAACAGAGGCCATAAAGAACTTTGAACTGAAAGGTTTCCCTAGTAAAAAAGAAGAAGCTTGGAAGTATACATCCTTAAATAGCCTTCAGAAAATAGATTTCAGTATTTTTCCTCGTGAAGAAAATACCCTTGAGTATAAAGATGTAAAGAAGTATTTTTTACATGAAATAGACTCCTATAAAATCGTTTTTGTAGACGGTATTTATAGCTCATATCTTTCAGAAACAACCCATGATGGTGTAGATATCTGTTTGATGAGCGCAGCACTTACAAAACCAATGTACAAGCCTGTTATAGATGTATATTTCAATAAAGTGGCGTCAAAAGATGAGTCACTTACCACATTGAATACGGCATTTAGTAGAGAGGGAGCGTATATTTACATTCCTAAAAACAAAATGCCTAAAAAGCCAATCGAAATTATTCATTTCGCTACAGGTAATGAGGCTTCACTTTTATTGCAACCACGGAATTTGGTTATTGTAGAGGAAAATGCAGAAGTTCAGATTATAGAGCGTCACCAGAGTTTGACCTCAAATGAGATTTTGACTAATGCCGTGACTGAAATTTTTGCAGCAAAAAGTGCAATTGTAGATTACTATAAAATCCAAAATGATGCAGCTACAGCTTCATTAATAGACAATACCTATATAGATCAGAAAGATAAGAGTCTAGTTAAAATACATACTTTTTCTTTTGGTGGAAAGTTGACTCGTAATAACTTGAACTTCTTTCAAAATGGAGAGTATATAGACTCAACAATGAAAGGGGTAACAATTTTAGGAGACAAGCAGCATGTAGATCATCATACATTGGTCCATCACATAGAACCTAATTGTGAAAGTCACCAAGATTATAAAGGTATTTATGGTGATAGTTCTACCGGTGTTTTTAATGGTAAAATCATCGTAGAAAAACTTGCACAAAAGACTAATGCTTTCCAGCAGAATAATAATATTTTGGTAAGCGATAAGGCTACTATTAACACCAAACCACAATTGGAGATTTTTGCAGATGATGTAAAATGTTCTCACGGTTGTACCATTGGTCAGTTAGATGAAGATGCTTTATTCTACTTGCAATCCCGTGGTATTCCTAAAAAGGAAGCTAGGGCTTTGTTAATGTATGCTTTTGCCAATAACGTATTGGAAAGTGTACGTATACCAGAACTTAAAGTTCGTATTAATAAGTTGATAGCTAAGAAATTAGGGGTTAACCTAGGATTTGACCTGTAG
- a CDS encoding SUF system Fe-S cluster assembly protein codes for MSEETAVDSQELGEKIVVVLKTIYDPEIPVDIYELGLIYDVFVNEDNEVKILMTLTSPNCPVAESLPAEVEEKVKSLDVVKDAEVEITFDPPWTQDLMSEEAKLELGLL; via the coding sequence ATGAGCGAAGAAACAGCAGTAGATAGCCAAGAATTAGGCGAGAAAATAGTAGTAGTACTCAAAACCATATATGATCCAGAGATTCCGGTTGATATATATGAGTTAGGGTTAATATATGATGTTTTTGTGAACGAAGACAATGAGGTCAAAATTTTGATGACCCTTACATCTCCAAATTGTCCTGTTGCGGAATCACTTCCTGCAGAAGTAGAGGAAAAAGTTAAGTCTTTGGATGTAGTTAAAGATGCGGAAGTAGAAATTACTTTTGACCCACCATGGACGCAAGACCTTATGAGTGAAGAGGCGAAATTAGAATTAGGCTTGCTATAA
- the sufB gene encoding Fe-S cluster assembly protein SufB has protein sequence MAYTEEELKKELETKEYEYGFYTDIKSDTFPNGLNEEIVIAISKKKEEPEWMTLWRLEAFKIWKEMEEPEWANVHYTKPDFQAISYYSAPVKADPNKTLDDVDPELLEMYKKLGISVDEQKKLQNVAVDIVMDSVSVATTFQKTLAEKGIIFCSISEAIKEHPELVKRYLGSVVPQKDNFYAALNSAVFSDGSFCYIPKGVRCPMELSTYFRINQAGTGQFERTLVIADEDSYVSYLEGCTAPSRDENQLHAAVVELIALDDAEIKYSTVQNWFPGNKEGKGGVYNFVTKRGLCEKNAKISWTQVETGSAVTWKYPSCILKGDNSIGEFYSIAVTNNYQQADTGTKMVHLGKNTRSTIISKGISAGKSQNSYRGLVQVNSRAENARNFSQCDSLLMGNECGAHTFPYIEAKNKSAQIEHEATTSKIGEDQIFYCNQRGIDTEKAIALIVNGFSKEVLNKLPMEFAVEAQKLLEISLEGSVG, from the coding sequence ATGGCATATACAGAAGAAGAACTAAAAAAGGAACTCGAAACTAAGGAGTACGAGTACGGTTTCTATACGGATATTAAGTCTGATACTTTCCCGAATGGGTTAAATGAGGAAATCGTCATCGCCATTTCCAAAAAGAAGGAAGAGCCTGAATGGATGACCCTTTGGCGCTTGGAAGCCTTCAAAATTTGGAAAGAGATGGAGGAACCGGAATGGGCCAATGTACATTACACCAAACCGGATTTTCAAGCAATCAGTTATTATTCCGCACCGGTAAAAGCGGACCCAAATAAAACGCTGGACGACGTAGATCCAGAGCTGTTGGAGATGTACAAGAAATTGGGTATTTCCGTAGACGAGCAAAAGAAATTGCAAAATGTTGCGGTTGATATTGTTATGGATTCGGTTTCTGTAGCAACAACTTTCCAAAAGACTTTGGCTGAAAAAGGAATCATTTTTTGTTCAATTTCCGAAGCAATAAAAGAACATCCTGAATTGGTTAAGAGGTATTTAGGATCTGTGGTTCCACAGAAAGACAACTTTTATGCGGCTTTAAATTCTGCGGTCTTTTCAGATGGTAGTTTCTGCTACATTCCAAAAGGGGTGCGTTGCCCAATGGAGTTGTCAACTTACTTCAGGATCAATCAAGCAGGTACAGGGCAGTTTGAAAGAACGCTGGTAATTGCAGATGAAGATAGCTATGTAAGTTATTTGGAAGGCTGTACAGCCCCATCCAGAGATGAAAACCAGTTACATGCTGCCGTTGTAGAATTAATTGCGTTAGACGATGCCGAGATAAAATACTCAACGGTACAAAATTGGTTCCCTGGTAATAAAGAGGGTAAAGGTGGAGTGTATAACTTCGTTACTAAAAGAGGTTTGTGCGAGAAAAACGCCAAAATCTCTTGGACGCAGGTAGAAACTGGTTCTGCTGTAACTTGGAAATATCCTTCCTGTATATTAAAAGGAGATAACTCTATTGGTGAGTTTTATTCTATTGCTGTAACCAACAACTACCAGCAAGCGGATACCGGCACCAAAATGGTGCACTTGGGTAAAAACACGCGTAGTACCATTATATCCAAAGGTATTTCCGCAGGAAAATCCCAAAATAGTTATAGAGGTCTGGTGCAGGTAAACAGTCGTGCAGAGAATGCCCGTAACTTTTCTCAGTGTGATTCACTCTTAATGGGTAATGAATGTGGTGCCCATACATTTCCGTATATAGAAGCAAAGAATAAAAGTGCTCAAATAGAGCATGAGGCAACTACCAGTAAAATTGGTGAAGACCAAATTTTTTATTGTAACCAAAGGGGTATTGATACTGAAAAAGCCATTGCCTTGATCGTAAACGGATTCAGTAAAGAAGTTCTGAACAAATTGCCCATGGAATTTGCCGTAGAGGCACAAAAATTATTGGAAATTAGTTTAGAAGGCTCGGTAGGTTAA
- a CDS encoding aminotransferase class V-fold PLP-dependent enzyme, translating to MIDVTKIRQDFPILNREVNGKPLVYLDNAATSQTPQQVIDVIVDYYQNYNANIHRGVHALSQEATDKYEVARQKIQEHFNAKNSYEIIFTSGTTHSINIVANGFTTLLEKGDEILVSAMEHHSNIVPWQMLADRTGAVLKVIPMNFEGELKMDVYEELLSSKTKLVFCNHISNALGTINPIEEIIEKAHAVGAAVLIDGAQAAPHVKADMQQLDVDFYTVSAHKMCGPTGEGMLYGKEEWLNKLPPYQGGGEMIAEVTFEKTTYADLPHKFEAGTPNICGGIAFGAALDYMNAIGFEAIAEYEHKLLEYATQELLKIEGLKIYGTAKNKTSVISFNIEGLHPYDIGSILDKLGVAVRTGHHCAQPIMDFYKIPGTVRASFSFYNTMSEVDVLVAAVIRAKGMLE from the coding sequence ATGATAGACGTTACTAAAATTCGACAAGATTTTCCTATTCTCAACAGAGAAGTGAACGGGAAGCCTTTGGTATACTTAGACAATGCTGCTACATCTCAAACACCACAGCAGGTTATTGATGTAATTGTAGATTACTACCAGAATTACAATGCCAATATCCATAGGGGGGTACATGCCCTTTCACAAGAAGCAACGGATAAGTACGAAGTAGCACGTCAAAAGATTCAGGAGCATTTTAATGCTAAAAATTCATATGAAATCATCTTTACATCAGGAACGACCCACAGTATAAATATCGTTGCTAACGGATTTACCACGTTGCTTGAAAAAGGAGATGAGATTTTAGTTTCAGCTATGGAGCACCATTCCAACATAGTGCCGTGGCAAATGTTGGCAGACAGAACAGGTGCCGTTTTAAAGGTAATTCCAATGAACTTTGAAGGTGAGTTGAAGATGGATGTTTATGAAGAATTACTTTCTAGTAAGACAAAGCTGGTTTTCTGTAATCACATTTCCAATGCATTAGGTACCATTAATCCAATTGAAGAAATTATAGAAAAAGCGCACGCGGTTGGTGCAGCTGTTTTAATAGATGGTGCACAAGCTGCTCCTCATGTTAAAGCAGATATGCAACAATTAGATGTTGATTTTTACACGGTTTCAGCTCATAAAATGTGTGGGCCAACTGGAGAGGGAATGCTGTATGGAAAAGAAGAATGGCTCAACAAATTACCTCCTTATCAAGGAGGAGGCGAGATGATTGCAGAGGTAACTTTTGAAAAAACTACCTATGCAGATCTGCCCCATAAATTTGAAGCAGGAACACCAAATATTTGTGGTGGTATTGCGTTCGGAGCTGCTCTAGATTATATGAACGCTATAGGGTTTGAAGCTATAGCAGAATATGAGCATAAACTGTTGGAGTATGCTACTCAAGAACTTTTAAAAATAGAAGGACTAAAAATTTACGGAACGGCTAAAAACAAGACTTCCGTTATCTCCTTTAATATTGAAGGATTACACCCTTATGATATAGGTTCTATTTTAGATAAGTTGGGTGTTGCCGTACGAACAGGTCATCATTGTGCACAGCCTATTATGGATTTCTACAAAATTCCGGGTACCGTTCGTGCTAGTTTTAGTTTCTATAATACTATGAGTGAGGTAGATGTGTTGGTTGCTGCTGTAATCAGAGCCAAAGGTATGCTGGAATAA
- a CDS encoding glycosyltransferase family protein produces the protein MKISGFSFVKNAVRFEYPVIESIKSILPLCDEFIIAIGKCDDGTLELIQSINDEKIKIIETEWDDSLREGGKVLAAETNKALKHISTDSDWAFYIQADEVIHENCLTPIKRAMLESKDDKNVDGLLFKYLHFYGSFDYIGASSNWYSHEIRVIKNNANIYSYKDAQGFRKNDNEKLNVKSIDAFVYHYGWVREPEAMQRKQSNFGSLYRGKKELEKAKTGPKKYIYENSIHKIAPFKGSHPKIIIPRIEMKNWTFDYEISMSRISLKDRSKKILKKYFGIDTYYKNYKIVKR, from the coding sequence ATGAAAATATCAGGGTTTTCTTTCGTTAAAAATGCCGTTCGTTTTGAATATCCGGTAATAGAATCTATAAAATCCATTTTACCGCTATGTGACGAATTTATAATAGCTATTGGCAAATGTGATGATGGCACATTAGAATTGATTCAGAGTATCAACGATGAAAAAATAAAAATCATTGAAACGGAATGGGATGATAGCTTAAGAGAGGGAGGCAAAGTTTTAGCGGCTGAAACAAATAAGGCATTAAAACACATTTCAACAGATTCAGATTGGGCATTTTATATTCAAGCTGATGAAGTTATTCATGAGAACTGCTTGACCCCAATTAAGAGAGCAATGTTGGAATCTAAAGATGATAAAAATGTAGACGGCCTACTCTTTAAATATCTTCATTTTTATGGTTCGTTCGATTACATTGGAGCTTCTTCCAATTGGTATTCACATGAAATAAGAGTCATTAAAAATAACGCTAATATCTATTCCTATAAAGATGCACAAGGATTTAGAAAAAATGACAACGAAAAGCTTAACGTAAAATCTATAGATGCTTTTGTATACCATTATGGCTGGGTTAGAGAACCTGAGGCCATGCAAAGAAAACAATCAAATTTTGGTTCGCTCTACCGAGGTAAAAAAGAATTAGAAAAAGCGAAAACAGGCCCCAAAAAATATATCTACGAAAATAGTATACATAAAATAGCTCCTTTCAAAGGCAGTCATCCTAAAATTATCATACCACGGATAGAAATGAAAAACTGGACATTTGACTACGAAATTTCCATGAGCCGCATAAGCCTTAAGGATCGTTCTAAAAAAATATTAAAAAAATACTTTGGCATAGATACCTATTACAAAAACTACAAAATAGTTAAAAGGTAA
- a CDS encoding DUF2480 family protein: MSEEIINRVAESKLITFNLEDYYLPGKRVLFDISDWLLEGFILKEKEFRASAESHDWSQYQNAYVAIHCSTDAIVPGWAYMLLATKLQPYTKRYIQGSLEELETILYAEVINNLDVSELKDKLVIIKGCSNKPVPSNAYVLIIGKLQPVVKSLMYGEACSSVPLYKRK, from the coding sequence ATGTCAGAAGAAATAATCAATAGAGTTGCCGAGAGCAAGCTCATTACATTTAACCTAGAAGATTATTATCTTCCAGGGAAACGTGTGCTTTTTGATATTTCTGATTGGCTGCTTGAGGGTTTTATTTTAAAAGAAAAGGAGTTTAGGGCTAGCGCGGAATCACATGACTGGTCTCAATATCAAAATGCATATGTTGCCATACATTGTTCTACGGATGCCATTGTGCCTGGTTGGGCGTATATGTTATTGGCTACAAAGCTTCAACCTTATACCAAACGGTATATTCAGGGTTCGTTAGAGGAATTAGAGACTATTCTTTATGCAGAGGTCATAAATAATCTAGATGTTTCAGAGTTAAAGGATAAATTAGTGATTATTAAAGGCTGTAGTAATAAACCGGTCCCTTCCAATGCTTATGTGTTGATAATAGGAAAGTTACAGCCTGTTGTAAAATCTCTTATGTATGGAGAGGCATGTTCTTCTGTGCCTTTATATAAAAGAAAGTGA
- the sufC gene encoding Fe-S cluster assembly ATPase SufC: MLKIKNLHASVEDKEILRGINLEVKAGEVHAIMGPNGSGKSTLASVIAGKEEFEVTEGSVELEGEDLEETSPEERAHKGVFLSFQYPVEIPGVSVTNFMKTAINESRKARGLEDMPAKDMLKLIREKSELLEIDRKFLSRSLNQGFSGGEKKRNEIFQMAMLEPKLAILDETDSGLDIDALRIVANGVNKLKSKDNAVIVITHYQRLLDYIVPDFVHVLHNGKIVKSGGKELALELEEKGYDWLKQETAV; encoded by the coding sequence ATGCTTAAAATCAAAAATTTACACGCTAGTGTAGAGGACAAAGAAATATTAAGAGGAATTAACCTAGAGGTAAAAGCTGGTGAGGTTCATGCTATTATGGGGCCTAACGGTTCTGGTAAGAGTACCTTGGCATCTGTAATTGCAGGTAAAGAAGAATTTGAAGTTACCGAGGGTAGCGTTGAATTAGAAGGTGAAGATTTGGAAGAAACTTCTCCTGAAGAACGTGCTCACAAAGGGGTTTTCCTTTCTTTTCAGTATCCTGTAGAAATCCCAGGAGTTTCTGTTACAAACTTTATGAAAACCGCGATCAATGAATCTAGGAAAGCAAGAGGTCTTGAGGATATGCCAGCTAAGGATATGTTGAAGCTGATTCGTGAAAAGTCAGAATTGTTAGAGATTGACCGTAAGTTCTTGTCTCGTTCTTTAAACCAAGGTTTTTCAGGTGGTGAAAAGAAGCGAAACGAAATTTTCCAAATGGCAATGTTAGAGCCAAAATTAGCCATTTTGGATGAGACCGATTCTGGTCTGGATATTGATGCCCTGCGTATTGTAGCTAACGGCGTTAACAAACTAAAGAGTAAAGATAATGCTGTAATTGTAATTACACATTACCAACGCTTATTGGATTATATCGTTCCTGATTTTGTTCACGTACTACACAATGGTAAAATTGTGAAGTCCGGAGGAAAAGAATTGGCCTTGGAGTTAGAAGAAAAAGGATACGATTGGTTAAAGCAGGAAACTGCAGTTTAA
- a CDS encoding SufE family protein, protein MQIKEIQDEIVDEFSMFDDWMQRYEYMIDLGKSLPLINDSYKTNDNIIKGCQSKVWVHAELEEDKLVFTADSDAIITKGIIAILIRAFSNQRPQDIIDADTEFIDEIGLKEHLSPTRANGLVSMIKQLKLYAIAYQTQLN, encoded by the coding sequence ATGCAGATAAAGGAAATACAGGACGAAATAGTAGACGAATTTTCAATGTTCGATGATTGGATGCAGCGTTATGAGTATATGATTGACTTGGGGAAGAGTTTACCCCTTATTAATGATAGTTATAAGACCAATGATAATATTATCAAAGGCTGCCAGAGTAAAGTATGGGTTCACGCAGAGCTTGAAGAGGATAAATTGGTGTTTACTGCCGATAGCGATGCAATTATAACAAAAGGAATAATTGCAATTTTGATTCGTGCTTTTAGTAACCAGAGACCTCAGGACATTATTGATGCGGATACGGAATTTATTGATGAAATAGGGTTGAAAGAGCATCTTTCACCAACTAGGGCTAACGGTTTGGTAAGTATGATCAAGCAATTGAAATTATACGCAATAGCCTACCAAACACAATTAAATTAG
- a CDS encoding outer membrane beta-barrel protein, whose product MRKFYFLTVSIFFFSVSVFAQDQKWSVEASYPISVGDEIGNDAPGIIDVGVRYRFLDFNIVKIGAGINAGVFKKNISDEFEPVFTDFDETNWLIQPKVFAEFTIPGIQKLHPSVGLGYTYIESKFEGESYAFGSFENTVSYGGLNLNLGVSYDITNRLFVQAQYDFVRYRDERNSEGQEYTAEYNLGYLKFGAGFRF is encoded by the coding sequence ATGAGAAAATTTTACTTTTTAACAGTTTCGATATTTTTTTTTAGTGTAAGCGTATTTGCTCAAGACCAGAAATGGAGTGTAGAGGCCAGTTATCCTATATCCGTCGGTGATGAGATAGGAAATGATGCTCCAGGTATTATAGACGTTGGAGTAAGGTATCGGTTTTTAGACTTTAATATTGTAAAAATAGGAGCGGGTATTAATGCTGGTGTATTTAAAAAGAATATAAGTGATGAATTTGAACCCGTGTTTACAGATTTTGATGAGACCAATTGGCTAATTCAACCTAAAGTTTTTGCAGAGTTCACTATACCAGGAATACAAAAGCTACACCCCAGTGTTGGATTGGGCTACACTTACATTGAATCAAAATTCGAGGGAGAAAGTTATGCTTTCGGGTCTTTTGAAAATACAGTATCCTACGGGGGGCTGAATTTAAATTTGGGAGTGTCCTATGATATAACCAATAGATTATTTGTGCAAGCACAATATGATTTTGTTAGATATAGGGATGAGCGAAATTCCGAAGGACAAGAGTATACGGCCGAATATAACCTCGGTTATTTAAAGTTTGGAGCTGGTTTTAGGTTTTAA